The Brassica napus cultivar Da-Ae chromosome C7, Da-Ae, whole genome shotgun sequence genomic interval AGGTGAaagacatgcccttacattccttgcccctagTAAACCATCAAAACCCTGTAAAGTGCTATACCAGCCCTGCCCTGAAAATAAGTCATTGTCTTTCCAAAAACCATCTATGAAGCACCATCGTCCTGAAGTCGGTAATGtaaccattttaaaaaatatttttttaatttacctatttaatataattttgtcatatattaattaatatagcacgtttataatacataatataattatataatttatatataatttttattttcttgttttataataaaattttagttaacattgatgtataataatattatattacgaaattaattaatgtgttattttataaaaatatttatatttgtaagtaagattttgttagatttttctcaacagattttttataactaaaaaaaatcaaatttgtagttagtttattattaatataaataattaaatatgttatttttaattgGTCATACTATGATTTgttaatagtagataaaaatatgatccgaaattaatagattagatataattaaattttattttgaaaaagaaaatttaattttgtttattagaaacAACATCATGAACaagtttagtttttgtttattagaaacACAGGCATGGAACAAGTTTCACAGCCGGGAAACCCATTCACCAAGTTTTTGGACTCTTTCTATAAGCTCCGGCGATAATATATTCGCcggttttctttctttctcccgTCGAAATTCGAAACCAAGAGCATCCGATACTTCTTCGGAGCTCCACCCAGTTTTACGGAGCGACTCAGATAACCGACCCACATTCAATAGGAGCACATCAAGAACCGTTTGATTGTCCAGAATTACCACTTCACTCTCGAAGAAACCAGATGCTGACACGTGGATCATATCGTCGATATCGGATTCCTCCCACCCGCCTCCTCtcaaaaccgaaccgatccggTTTACGTACTGGTTCACCCATTTCGGAGTTTCCTTTCTTGGAAGGTCAGGCGATGTAGAGTAAGATGACCATGATGATGAGGTCGAGCCAGAATTTCTCCGGCAGCTATCCATAGCCGCCTCGCTCCAAAACTCCACCCATCTCGAAGTACTCGACCCGATAACCCGACCCGAATCAAAGCTCCTCCGAGAGAAGTTCGTGGATGATCCAGAAGAGGTCTGCTTGGTGAGAGTTTCGGGGGTGCCAAAAGCAGACTCACGCTGGAAAAACTCGGATAGATCCGACCCGCAGCAAAATATCCGAGTTTCGTCCACGAAGAAGACCGGGTTACCCGCTAAAGATGGG includes:
- the BNAC07G16360D gene encoding uncharacterized protein BNAC07G16360D, whose product is MIGVDQGTTGLTQAHAAGLRRLSARAAAPSTPTVRNSLLPFSTFPDEIITRIKNSGVKIQPGLSDSEFARVEAEFGFVFPPDLRVILSSGLSADAGFPDWRSPGARRHLRAMIDLPNAAVSLQVAKNSLWCKSWGLKPPDPEKALRVARNALKRAPLLIPVFDHCYIPCNPSLAGNPVFFVDETRIFCCGSDLSEFFQRESAFGTPETLTKQTSSGSSTNFSRRSFDSGRVIGSSTSRWVEFWSEAAMDSCRRNSGSTSSSWSSYSTSPDLPRKETPKWVNQYVNRIGSVLRGGGWEESDIDDMIHVSASGFFESEVVILDNQTVLDVLLLNVGRLSESLRKTGWSSEEVSDALGFEFRREKERKPANILSPELIERVQKLGEWVSRL